In one window of Chitinophagales bacterium DNA:
- a CDS encoding HAD hydrolase family protein, translated as MNHLGEAFGKITTFVFDMDGVLTDGSLVVLPNGVFARSMHTKDGYALQLAVKKGYHVLIITGGNAPEVSERFERLGIQEIHLNIRDKAAVLNAFMQKTGTKSEAILCMGDDVPDIPIMRMAGIAACPADATVDALEAAQYISPIAGGRGCVRDVIEKVLRIRGHWGEETTVTSA; from the coding sequence ATGAATCATTTGGGCGAAGCTTTTGGCAAAATCACCACGTTTGTATTCGACATGGATGGCGTACTCACCGATGGATCATTGGTGGTGCTGCCCAATGGTGTGTTTGCACGCAGCATGCATACCAAGGATGGCTATGCGTTGCAATTAGCTGTAAAGAAAGGCTATCATGTACTCATCATCACCGGAGGCAATGCTCCTGAAGTGAGTGAGAGATTTGAGCGACTCGGCATACAAGAAATTCACCTAAATATTCGCGACAAAGCAGCTGTGTTGAATGCGTTTATGCAAAAGACGGGTACAAAGTCCGAAGCCATTTTGTGTATGGGCGACGATGTGCCTGATATTCCCATCATGCGTATGGCGGGTATTGCTGCTTGTCCGGCAGATGCTACAGTAGATGCGTTAGAAGCTGCTCAATACATTTCTCCTATCGCTGGCGGAAGAGGTTGTGTGCGGGATGTGATTGAGAAGGTACTGCGCATTCGCGGACATTGGGGCGAAGAAACCACTGTTACATCAGCATAA
- the maf gene encoding septum formation protein Maf produces MPQYPSIILASQSPRRKTLLEWAEVSFEVIVKETAEDYPADLTIPEVPVHIAHNKAITVQQHVQTAFHGVYKDSIILAADTVVVLGNTIIGKPANRNEAIATLQALSGNTHQVITGVVLLKGETRVAFADTTEVSFHEITEEEIAFYVDKYQPYDKAGAYAIQEWIGVAGIKKIHGDFYNVMGLPVSRVLQELKRFQ; encoded by the coding sequence ATGCCGCAATATCCATCCATTATTCTTGCTTCACAATCGCCCAGAAGAAAAACCTTACTCGAATGGGCTGAAGTATCTTTTGAAGTAATTGTCAAAGAAACAGCAGAAGATTATCCAGCTGATTTAACCATACCTGAAGTGCCGGTGCATATTGCACACAATAAAGCGATAACCGTGCAGCAGCATGTGCAAACAGCTTTTCATGGGGTGTATAAAGACAGTATTATTCTTGCTGCGGATACCGTGGTGGTGCTTGGCAATACCATCATTGGAAAGCCAGCCAATCGGAATGAAGCCATTGCCACTTTGCAAGCTTTATCCGGTAATACCCATCAGGTGATTACTGGGGTGGTTTTATTGAAAGGAGAGACCCGTGTTGCTTTTGCAGATACCACAGAAGTGAGTTTTCACGAGATCACAGAAGAAGAAATTGCTTTCTATGTAGACAAATATCAGCCTTACGATAAAGCCGGTGCTTATGCCATCCAGGAATGGATTGGTGTTGCGGGCATCAAAAAAATTCACGGTGATTTTTATAATGTGATGGGCTTACCTGTAAGCAGGGTATTACAAGAATTGAAACGGTTTCAGTAA
- the iscX gene encoding Fe-S cluster assembly protein IscX has product MAQFEPPIHWNDYEDIALKLYEKFGDEFTEAKIYRVRFTDLLEWVLTLPGFVGKREESNEGHLEMIQSSWVYEWRDNQK; this is encoded by the coding sequence ATGGCACAGTTTGAACCACCCATTCACTGGAACGATTATGAAGACATTGCCCTGAAACTTTATGAGAAGTTCGGCGATGAATTTACCGAAGCCAAAATCTATCGTGTGCGCTTTACCGATTTGCTGGAGTGGGTATTAACCCTGCCCGGTTTTGTGGGTAAGCGTGAAGAAAGTAACGAAGGCCATCTGGAAATGATCCAGAGCAGTTGGGTGTACGAATGGCGCGATAATCAGAAATAA
- a CDS encoding DUF2520 domain-containing protein codes for MQLTILGTGNVATVLGKTFQAKGHSILGVWGRNAAAAKELATSLQATAYDSIAALPKDADAYMIAVADPAITAVAQQLQVQDKLVFHCGGAVPKDVLLQCSNHYGVLWPVHMIRKGQNLPDAFPVVVDANNAKALQQLEVLAAALSTKTLYADDAKRSRMHLLTATAVNFSNHLLHLVWQHAAAHDIDPHFLLGILDNMLKGLQQHAPSAQQAGPAFRGDIAKLQEQLQLLTDDPALQEVYAYMSQQILNTYHPGKKL; via the coding sequence ATGCAGTTGACAATCCTTGGTACAGGAAATGTAGCAACGGTGCTGGGCAAAACTTTTCAAGCAAAAGGCCATAGTATTCTTGGTGTGTGGGGAAGGAATGCCGCTGCAGCAAAGGAGCTTGCGACAAGTTTGCAAGCAACTGCTTATGATTCAATTGCTGCCTTACCAAAAGATGCAGATGCCTATATGATTGCGGTTGCAGATCCGGCAATTACTGCTGTTGCTCAACAATTACAGGTTCAGGACAAATTGGTGTTTCATTGCGGCGGTGCAGTACCTAAAGATGTTTTGTTGCAATGCAGCAATCACTATGGCGTGCTTTGGCCTGTGCACATGATTCGAAAAGGACAAAATTTACCCGATGCATTTCCGGTTGTAGTAGATGCAAATAATGCCAAAGCTTTGCAGCAATTGGAAGTGTTGGCTGCGGCGCTCTCAACAAAAACATTATATGCTGATGATGCAAAAAGAAGTCGCATGCATTTGTTAACTGCAACGGCGGTGAATTTCAGCAATCACTTATTGCACCTGGTTTGGCAACATGCAGCAGCGCATGATATCGATCCGCATTTTTTATTGGGTATTCTGGACAATATGCTCAAAGGCTTACAACAGCATGCGCCATCGGCACAACAGGCTGGTCCGGCATTCAGGGGAGATATTGCCAAATTGCAAGAGCAATTGCAGTTATTGACAGATGATCCTGCGCTGCAGGAAGTATATGCGTACATGAGCCAGCAGATTCTCAATACCTATCATCCTGGTAAAAAGCTATAA
- the lipA gene encoding lipoyl synthase: protein MQELPVISAIQEENSRVKKPSWLRVKLPIGESYKHVRGLVDTHKLHTICESGNCPNMGECWGEGTATFMILGNVCTRSCGFCAVATGRPEAVDWDEPQRVAEAIHLMRVKHAVVTSVDRDELKDGGSIIWYNTIKAIKQLNPETTLETLIPDFKGNADQVQRIIDAAPEVVSHNMETVERLTRQVRIQAKYRRSLEVLRMLKEGGMRTKTGIMLGLGETKEEVIQSMQDLRGVNVDVLTLGQYLQPTKKHLPVHRFVHPDEFAELRAIGYELGFDYVESGPLVRSSYHSEKHVIPGYGRNKWLEEQALQTV, encoded by the coding sequence ATGCAGGAATTACCGGTAATTAGTGCTATTCAGGAAGAGAACAGCAGGGTAAAAAAGCCCAGCTGGTTGAGAGTGAAATTGCCTATCGGCGAAAGCTACAAACATGTACGCGGTCTTGTAGATACCCATAAACTCCATACTATTTGCGAAAGCGGCAATTGTCCCAATATGGGCGAATGCTGGGGCGAAGGCACAGCAACCTTCATGATCTTGGGTAATGTGTGTACCCGCAGCTGCGGATTCTGTGCTGTGGCTACCGGCAGACCGGAAGCCGTGGATTGGGATGAACCACAACGCGTAGCTGAAGCTATTCACTTGATGCGTGTAAAGCATGCTGTAGTAACTTCTGTAGACCGTGATGAATTGAAAGACGGTGGTTCCATTATTTGGTACAATACCATCAAAGCCATCAAGCAGTTGAATCCTGAGACTACGCTGGAAACCCTGATTCCCGATTTTAAAGGCAATGCTGATCAGGTGCAACGCATCATTGATGCTGCACCGGAAGTAGTGAGCCATAATATGGAAACGGTTGAACGCCTCACCAGACAAGTGCGTATCCAGGCCAAGTATCGCAGAAGCCTGGAAGTATTGCGTATGCTGAAAGAAGGCGGTATGCGTACCAAAACCGGTATCATGTTGGGTTTAGGTGAAACCAAGGAAGAAGTAATTCAATCCATGCAAGACTTGAGAGGTGTAAACGTAGATGTTTTAACACTCGGTCAATACTTGCAACCAACGAAAAAGCATTTGCCCGTACATCGTTTTGTACATCCTGATGAGTTTGCAGAACTGCGTGCTATCGGTTACGAACTTGGATTCGATTATGTGGAGAGTGGTCCACTCGTACGTTCTTCATACCACAGCGAGAAGCATGTGATTCCAGGCTATGGCAGAAACAAATGGCTGGAAGAACAGGCATTACAAACTGTGTAA
- a CDS encoding alpha/beta fold hydrolase, with translation MKLAQRLVIGYYKTKLNTIALVSPAKAAEAAFRLFCTPYSGKPKRKRPAIFHHGEKLQFKVANLRINGYRFTAEQGHGKKLLIVHGFDSCMYKFDRYISPARREGWDVYAFDAPGHGTSEGKYLNAVSYSEMLLEAEKNYGPFDGILAHSIGGLAAVLAWEQLSTAGRKMILIAPATETTSALDNFFSLIKVNPVIRTELEKLIIELAQQPISYFSIRRAIRNIPANILWLHDEDDRICPYADVLPIQSDAHPNIQYYTTKGLGHSRIYKENKVKKAILAFLTEPA, from the coding sequence ATGAAATTAGCACAAAGGTTGGTGATCGGTTATTATAAAACCAAACTCAATACTATTGCATTGGTATCACCCGCCAAAGCAGCCGAAGCCGCTTTTCGTTTGTTCTGTACGCCTTATAGCGGCAAGCCCAAAAGAAAACGCCCGGCCATATTTCATCATGGAGAGAAATTGCAATTCAAAGTTGCCAATCTCCGCATCAATGGTTATCGCTTTACAGCGGAGCAGGGACATGGTAAGAAATTATTGATTGTACATGGTTTCGATAGCTGCATGTATAAATTCGATCGATACATTTCACCCGCAAGGCGTGAAGGCTGGGATGTCTATGCATTTGATGCGCCAGGCCATGGCACCAGCGAAGGCAAATACCTCAACGCAGTTAGCTATAGTGAGATGCTGCTGGAAGCAGAAAAGAACTACGGTCCTTTTGATGGCATTCTGGCGCATTCCATTGGCGGATTGGCTGCCGTGCTGGCTTGGGAGCAATTGTCAACTGCAGGTCGAAAAATGATCCTCATCGCACCGGCTACAGAAACCACCAGCGCCTTGGATAATTTCTTTTCACTCATCAAAGTGAACCCCGTTATTCGTACTGAATTGGAAAAACTGATTATTGAATTGGCCCAACAGCCCATCAGCTATTTTTCCATTCGCCGCGCCATCCGAAATATTCCCGCCAATATTCTCTGGCTGCATGATGAAGACGACCGTATTTGTCCCTATGCAGACGTGCTGCCCATCCAATCAGACGCCCATCCCAATATCCAGTATTACACTACAAAAGGGCTTGGGCATAGCCGCATTTACAAGGAGAATAAAGTGAAAAAAGCCATCCTTGCTTTTTTGACCGAACCGGCCTGA
- a CDS encoding acetyl-CoA carboxylase carboxyltransferase subunit beta, which produces MKKDKDFIKEDFDHSLSGEESTSAHEEAKAKWFQRLRKGITTSTSDKKETPEGLWSKCPECSYICTANELKVNRFVCPKCNYHHRIGSHEYYEILFDNNQYEELFSNIRSTDHLGFTDLKPYGKRLNEIHAKKPELHDSMKVAVGKVNGELIVVACMDFEFIGGSLGSVMGEKYSRAVDYCIEHKLPYLVISKSGGARMMESAFSLMQLAKTSGKLSQLSDAKLPYISLLTDPTFGGISASFGMLGDLNIAEPGALIGFAGPRVIKEATKKDLPPGFQKSEFLLEHGFLDFIVDRNQLKDKIHQLIILFKH; this is translated from the coding sequence ATGAAAAAAGACAAAGACTTTATCAAGGAAGACTTTGATCATAGCCTCTCCGGTGAGGAATCGACCAGTGCGCATGAAGAGGCCAAAGCAAAATGGTTTCAGCGACTCAGAAAGGGTATTACCACTTCTACATCCGATAAGAAAGAGACACCTGAAGGTTTGTGGAGCAAGTGTCCGGAATGTAGCTATATCTGTACTGCCAACGAATTAAAGGTGAACCGCTTTGTTTGTCCGAAGTGTAATTACCACCACCGCATTGGCAGTCATGAGTATTACGAAATCTTATTCGACAATAATCAGTACGAAGAACTCTTCTCGAATATTCGCAGCACAGACCACTTGGGTTTTACTGATCTGAAACCTTACGGCAAAAGATTGAATGAAATCCACGCCAAAAAACCTGAACTGCACGATTCCATGAAAGTGGCTGTGGGTAAGGTGAATGGCGAGTTGATTGTGGTAGCTTGTATGGATTTCGAATTCATTGGCGGCTCTCTCGGTAGTGTGATGGGTGAAAAATATTCCCGTGCTGTTGATTATTGCATTGAGCACAAACTCCCCTATCTCGTGATCTCCAAAAGTGGTGGTGCACGTATGATGGAAAGTGCATTCAGTTTGATGCAATTGGCCAAGACCAGTGGTAAACTTTCTCAGTTAAGTGATGCGAAGTTGCCCTATATCTCTTTGCTCACAGATCCAACTTTCGGTGGTATCTCTGCGAGCTTTGGTATGCTGGGCGATTTGAACATTGCTGAACCCGGTGCACTGATTGGTTTTGCCGGTCCGCGTGTGATCAAGGAAGCAACGAAGAAAGACCTGCCGCCAGGTTTCCAGAAAAGTGAGTTCCTGTTGGAACATGGTTTCCTGGATTTCATCGTAGACAGAAACCAGCTGAAAGACAAGATTCATCAGCTGATTATTCTTTTCAAACATTAA
- a CDS encoding OsmC family protein has product MTAEIIYKGNLRTQATHLQSGTSIETDAPTDNQGKGERFSPTDLVATAYGTCMITTMAIRAADMQLNFDNTRIEITKIMSSDAPRRISGIKCHLYFSPTFEASEEQKEQLIRIARSCPVEKSLHPDIQLDVAFHW; this is encoded by the coding sequence ATGACTGCTGAGATAATTTATAAAGGAAACTTAAGAACACAGGCCACACATCTGCAAAGCGGCACCAGTATTGAAACCGATGCACCAACCGACAACCAGGGCAAGGGCGAACGCTTCTCACCTACTGATTTAGTGGCTACAGCATATGGCACTTGTATGATCACCACCATGGCCATTCGCGCTGCAGACATGCAACTGAATTTCGACAATACCCGTATTGAGATCACCAAGATCATGAGCAGTGACGCACCACGCCGAATTTCCGGTATCAAATGCCATCTTTATTTCTCACCCACATTTGAAGCAAGTGAAGAACAAAAAGAGCAATTGATACGTATCGCGCGTTCATGCCCGGTGGAAAAAAGCCTGCATCCGGATATTCAATTGGATGTTGCTTTTCATTGGTGA
- a CDS encoding 2Fe-2S iron-sulfur cluster binding domain-containing protein yields the protein MYTIHVNFEQKGLEPVTLEQVAPGDSLLEICLDNGIELHHNCGAVCACSTCHLYVEKGEEHLAEITDKEEDFIDRAVNPRLNSRLGCQCVLQEGSGSIHITLPDQTQFLGE from the coding sequence ATGTATACGATACATGTAAATTTCGAGCAAAAAGGATTGGAGCCGGTTACGCTGGAGCAAGTAGCACCAGGAGATAGTTTGTTGGAAATCTGTCTGGACAATGGTATTGAACTCCACCACAACTGCGGTGCAGTTTGTGCCTGCAGTACCTGTCATTTATATGTAGAAAAAGGCGAGGAGCACCTGGCCGAAATCACCGATAAGGAAGAAGATTTTATCGACCGCGCCGTGAATCCAAGACTGAACAGTCGCCTCGGCTGTCAGTGCGTTTTACAAGAAGGCAGCGGCAGTATTCATATTACATTACCTGATCAGACCCAGTTCTTGGGTGAATAA
- the smpB gene encoding SsrA-binding protein SmpB — protein MAAKEMLNRQARFNYHIEDKYVAGIVLLGTEVKSIRDGKVSFNDAFCLFDDGELWIRGLYIAEYTHGTVNNHIAVHDRKLLLTKRELKRLQAALKEKGLTIVPLRVFFNEKNLAKVEIGLGKGKKLHDKRETIKSRDTEREIKRYLK, from the coding sequence ATGGCAGCGAAAGAAATGCTCAACAGACAGGCCCGGTTTAACTACCACATAGAAGATAAATATGTGGCGGGCATTGTATTGCTGGGTACTGAAGTGAAATCCATCCGTGATGGCAAAGTGAGTTTCAACGATGCATTCTGTTTGTTTGATGATGGTGAGCTCTGGATTCGTGGCTTGTACATTGCTGAATACACACATGGTACCGTGAACAACCATATTGCAGTGCACGACAGAAAACTCCTGCTTACCAAAAGAGAATTGAAAAGACTGCAAGCTGCATTAAAAGAAAAAGGCTTAACGATTGTACCACTGCGTGTTTTTTTCAACGAGAAGAATTTGGCTAAAGTTGAAATTGGTTTGGGTAAGGGTAAGAAACTGCACGACAAACGTGAGACCATCAAATCAAGAGATACCGAAAGAGAAATCAAACGTTACCTGAAATAA
- a CDS encoding geranylgeranylglycerol-phosphate geranylgeranyltransferase, whose amino-acid sequence MRLPLAFLQLIRWPNLVFIAITQAMFYFCILLPVMQAAGGVATVNTTMLIWLIAASVFIAAAGYIINDYFDLNIDLVNKPDKLVVEKIINRRWVILWHLLLSLIGLLLSGYVSIKLDSYWLAIANAACIVLLFIYSMSLKKQLLSGNLLISLLTAWVILVLALAEMHSIRTEPEAIQEAHRKIFRLGVLYAGFAFIISLIREVVKDMEDREGDRRHGCKTMPIAWGMNATKVFVAVWIIVLMAVLVVLQVYVVSQFQWWISALYCVAAIVVPLLMVLKKMYPAQSPAEFHRLSTMIKLVMLTGILSMIFFYFYL is encoded by the coding sequence GTGCGTTTACCACTTGCATTTTTACAATTGATTCGCTGGCCCAACCTTGTTTTCATTGCCATTACACAGGCAATGTTTTACTTCTGTATTTTATTGCCGGTGATGCAGGCTGCTGGTGGTGTGGCTACTGTAAATACGACCATGCTGATTTGGTTAATTGCTGCATCAGTATTCATTGCTGCAGCAGGTTATATCATCAACGATTATTTTGACCTGAACATAGATCTGGTGAATAAACCGGATAAGTTGGTGGTAGAGAAAATCATCAATAGACGATGGGTAATACTCTGGCACCTGCTCTTGAGCTTGATTGGTTTATTGTTAAGTGGCTATGTGTCTATCAAACTTGATAGCTATTGGTTGGCCATTGCCAATGCTGCTTGCATTGTATTACTGTTTATCTATTCCATGAGTTTGAAAAAGCAATTACTCTCGGGTAATCTGCTGATTTCTTTACTCACCGCCTGGGTGATACTGGTATTGGCATTGGCGGAAATGCATTCTATTCGCACAGAGCCTGAAGCCATTCAGGAAGCGCACCGGAAAATATTCAGACTAGGTGTGTTGTATGCCGGCTTTGCATTCATCATCTCTTTGATCCGCGAAGTGGTGAAGGATATGGAAGATCGGGAAGGCGATCGCAGACACGGTTGCAAAACCATGCCCATTGCCTGGGGGATGAATGCCACCAAAGTATTTGTAGCGGTTTGGATCATTGTGTTGATGGCAGTACTTGTAGTCTTGCAAGTGTATGTCGTATCTCAATTCCAGTGGTGGATCAGTGCATTGTATTGTGTTGCAGCTATTGTGGTGCCGCTACTGATGGTCTTAAAAAAAATGTATCCTGCACAGTCGCCTGCTGAATTTCATCGCCTCAGCACCATGATTAAACTGGTGATGTTGACGGGTATTCTATCTATGATCTTTTTTTATTTTTATCTCTGA
- a CDS encoding DUF2851 family protein has translation MTEQLLQYIWKNQLFNNRNLTTEQGEPLSIQFPGHWNFDQGPDFLLAKITIGTTQFVGNIELHLHASDWLQHQHQHDQQYNNVILHVVLHHNAQVHTANGASIPVLDLSSRISGILLEQYQSWMHSPETVPCGAAWKDIAPLIMQSWKDRLIGERLIRKTASFRTKLPDVYHWDELLWRMLAANFGLKANAGLFEAIAESLPYLLIARNRHDPMLLEAMLMGQAHLLDQQFADAYPMSLQEQYHFLKAKYHLVPVSAYPVFLRMRPAAFPTIRLAQLAALLHQHPNLFSKLLALQSVQEMQSLFTVQAADYWSAHYRFDEMSAYTVKKLGADMIENICINTVIPVLFCYGQVMQDATTIEKAIDFLMQLPAEANKEIRFWKQLGVKMQHAGDTQAMLELRKQYCNQKRCLDCALGHAILNRNPDRN, from the coding sequence ATGACTGAACAATTACTCCAGTATATCTGGAAAAACCAGCTATTTAACAATCGTAATTTAACTACTGAGCAGGGAGAACCGCTTAGTATTCAATTTCCCGGGCATTGGAATTTTGATCAGGGGCCAGATTTTTTACTGGCGAAAATTACCATTGGCACAACCCAGTTTGTGGGCAATATTGAATTACACCTGCACGCCAGTGATTGGTTGCAACACCAACATCAGCATGATCAGCAGTACAACAATGTGATACTCCATGTAGTCTTGCATCACAATGCTCAAGTACACACAGCCAACGGTGCATCCATACCCGTTTTGGATTTGTCTTCTCGAATTTCAGGTATCCTGCTTGAACAATACCAATCCTGGATGCACTCTCCTGAAACCGTGCCATGCGGTGCTGCATGGAAAGATATTGCTCCACTCATCATGCAGTCCTGGAAGGATAGATTGATTGGTGAAAGGCTGATCAGAAAAACAGCCTCATTCAGGACAAAACTGCCTGATGTGTATCATTGGGATGAATTACTCTGGCGAATGCTTGCAGCTAATTTTGGATTGAAGGCAAATGCAGGTTTGTTCGAGGCAATTGCTGAATCGCTACCATACTTATTGATTGCAAGAAACAGACATGATCCTATGCTCTTGGAAGCTATGTTAATGGGGCAGGCACATTTATTGGATCAGCAGTTCGCAGATGCATATCCTATGTCGTTACAAGAGCAATACCATTTCTTAAAAGCAAAATATCATTTGGTTCCAGTGTCTGCCTATCCTGTTTTTCTGCGAATGCGGCCTGCAGCTTTTCCTACCATACGACTTGCGCAGTTGGCAGCTTTATTGCATCAACACCCGAATTTATTCAGTAAGCTTTTAGCGCTGCAATCAGTGCAGGAAATGCAATCCTTGTTTACCGTGCAAGCGGCTGATTATTGGTCGGCGCATTACCGGTTTGATGAAATGAGTGCTTATACTGTCAAGAAACTAGGTGCAGACATGATTGAAAATATTTGTATCAATACTGTTATTCCTGTTTTGTTTTGCTATGGTCAGGTTATGCAGGACGCTACAACCATTGAAAAAGCGATTGATTTCCTGATGCAGTTACCGGCTGAGGCAAATAAAGAAATCCGCTTCTGGAAGCAATTAGGCGTGAAGATGCAGCATGCAGGCGATACCCAAGCCATGCTGGAATTGCGCAAGCAATACTGCAATCAAAAGCGCTGTTTGGATTGCGCGCTGGGGCACGCCATTCTGAACCGTAATCCTGACAGGAATTAA